The following coding sequences are from one Lolium rigidum isolate FL_2022 chromosome 6, APGP_CSIRO_Lrig_0.1, whole genome shotgun sequence window:
- the LOC124661891 gene encoding phytochrome-associated serine/threonine-protein phosphatase 3: MDLDLWISKVKEGQHLAEHELQTLCEYVKEILIEESNVQPVNSPVTVCGDIHGQFHDLMKLFATGGHVPDTNYIFMGDFVDRGFNSLEVFTILLLLKARYPAHITLLRGNHESRQLTQVYGFYDECQRKYGNANAWRYCTDVFDYLTLSAIINGTVLCVHGGLSPDVRTIDQIRTIDRNCEIPHEGPFCDLMWSDPEEIETWAVSPRGAGWLFGSRVTTEFNHVNNLDLVCRAHQLVQEGLKYMFQDKGLVTVWSAPNYCYRCGNVASILSFSDNMEREVKFFTETEENNQMRGPRTAVPYFL, encoded by the exons ATGGATTTGGATCTGTGGATCTCCAAGGTCAAGGAGGGCCAGCACCTCGCCGAGCACGAGCTCCAGACCCTCTGCGAATAC GTGAAGGAGATACTCATCGAGGAGTCCAACGTGCAGCCGGTGAACAGCCCCGTCACCGTGTGCGGCGACATCCACGGCCAGTTCCACGACCTCATGAAGCTCTTCGCCACCGGAGGGCACGTGCCCGACACCAACTACATTTTCATG GGTGATTTCGTGGACCGCGGCTTCAACAGTCTGGAGGTCTTCACCATCCTGTTGCTACTCAAAGCAAG GTATCCTGCCCACATAACCCTTCTGCGCGGGAATCATGAAAGTAGGCAGCTGACACAG GTATATGGTTTCTATGATGAGTGCCAGAGAAAGTATGGGAACGCCAATGCATGGCGGTATTGCACTGATGTTTTCGATTACCTTACTCTTTCAGCAATCATTAATGGCACG GTCCTCTGTGTTCACGGTGGTCTTTCTCCTGATGTCCGTACTATTGACCAG ATACGGACAATTGACCGGAATTGTGAAATTCCCCACGAAGGTCCTTTCTGTGATCTGATGTGGAGTGACCCTGAAGAGATAGAGACATGGGCTGTTAGTCCGCGTGGAGCCGGTTGGCTTTTCGGATCACGAGTGACAACAGAG TTCAACCATGTCAACAATCTTGATCTAGTTTGCCGGGCTCACCAGCTGGTCCAGGAAGGCTTGAAGTACATGTTTCAGGACAAGGGTCTTGTTACT GTGTGGTCTGCACCTAATTATTGCTACAGATGTGGCAATGTCGCTTCTATACTAAGCTTCAGTGACAACATG GAAAGAGAGGTTAAGTTCTTCACGGAGACGGAGGAGAACAACCAGATGCGTGGTCCAAGGACCGCCGTCCCATATTTCCTCTGA